One genomic region from Bacteroidota bacterium encodes:
- the sbnB gene encoding 2,3-diaminopropionate biosynthesis protein SbnB encodes MIVLTGPQVDTLLHGHEHDTMAAIAEAYVAHHEGQSNLPNSSFLRFPGKKRERIIALPAYLGGGFQTAGIKWIASFPENVQQGIERASAALLLNDVETGHATALLEGSIISARRTAASAALAAQQLHGADAPHSVSIIGCGLISFEIVRFLTVLWPELDTLVVRDLSPDRAAQFAERVDALQPGITVRVAQSAEEALAASPVVSFATTAVEPWLDSLDALAPGSTVLHISLRDLTPELILANNNIVDDREHVCRAQTSVHLAEQSVGHRDFISRTLAELLSGAAPEPTGAGRHHIFSPFGLGVLDLALATIVESRAHEMGVGTRIPEFLPAPWTERAETHQVAM; translated from the coding sequence ATGATCGTACTAACTGGACCTCAGGTTGATACGCTGCTTCATGGCCATGAACATGACACCATGGCGGCGATAGCGGAGGCCTACGTGGCCCACCACGAAGGTCAGAGCAATCTGCCGAATTCAAGCTTCCTCCGGTTCCCGGGCAAAAAGCGCGAACGCATCATCGCCTTGCCGGCCTACCTCGGTGGAGGATTCCAGACGGCCGGGATTAAGTGGATCGCGTCGTTTCCGGAGAACGTCCAGCAAGGCATAGAACGCGCGTCGGCAGCGTTGCTGCTAAACGACGTGGAGACGGGCCACGCGACGGCGTTGCTCGAAGGCTCCATCATCAGCGCGCGCCGCACGGCAGCCAGCGCCGCGCTCGCGGCACAACAGCTCCACGGTGCGGACGCGCCGCACTCCGTTTCCATCATCGGGTGTGGGCTCATCAGCTTCGAGATCGTCCGCTTCCTGACGGTGCTGTGGCCAGAGCTGGACACCCTCGTGGTCCGCGATTTGAGTCCGGATCGCGCGGCGCAATTTGCGGAACGTGTGGACGCGCTTCAGCCGGGCATCACCGTTCGGGTGGCGCAGAGCGCCGAGGAAGCCCTCGCTGCGAGTCCGGTCGTCTCGTTTGCGACGACGGCCGTAGAGCCGTGGCTCGACAGCCTCGACGCGCTCGCGCCGGGGAGTACGGTGCTCCACATCTCGTTGCGGGACCTCACTCCGGAGCTCATCCTGGCAAACAACAACATCGTCGACGACCGGGAGCATGTCTGCCGCGCTCAGACGTCGGTCCACCTCGCTGAGCAGAGCGTGGGCCACCGCGATTTCATCAGCCGCACGCTTGCCGAGCTGCTGAGCGGAGCCGCGCCCGAGCCAACAGGAGCGGGGCGCCATCACATCTTTAGTCCGTTTGGACTGGGCGTCCTAGACCTGGCCCTCGCCACGATCGTCGAGAGCCGGGCGCACGAGATGGGCGTTGGCACGCGCATCCCAGAGTTCCTACCCGCCCCCTGGACGGAGCGGGCTGAGACGCATCAGGTCGCGATGTAG